Proteins encoded together in one Xyrauchen texanus isolate HMW12.3.18 chromosome 50, RBS_HiC_50CHRs, whole genome shotgun sequence window:
- the pdzk1ip1 gene encoding PDZK1-interacting protein 1, with translation MGKSITVLHWVLLTLGLVAAQVDKVERALPNWLTGIIAVSIFLFLLFITFLVNKAWCETPSEPEAVIPNEYAMTNGSPTNETSLDAVRSSECTEAYENVIVHQTDEKVTVM, from the exons atGGGGAAATCAATCACTGTGCTTCACTGGGTTCTGCTCACACTGGGACTAGTTGCGGCTCAAGTAG ATAAGGTGGAGCGTGCTTTGCCAAACTGGCTTACAGGAATCATCGCTGTTTCCATCTTCCTCTTTCTTCTCTTCATCACCTTCCTCGTAAACAAAGCCTGGTGTGAAACTCCAAG CGAACCAGAAGCAGTGATACCTAATGAATACGCCATGACTAATGGATCGCCCACCAACGAGACAAGTCTTGATGCAGTCAG GAGCAGTGAGTGCACTGAAGCGTACGAGAATGTCATCGTTCACCAAACTGatgaaaaagtaactgtaatGTAA